One Nerophis ophidion isolate RoL-2023_Sa linkage group LG06, RoL_Noph_v1.0, whole genome shotgun sequence genomic region harbors:
- the LOC133555207 gene encoding E3 ubiquitin-protein ligase lubel-like, translated as MYYKCICNILVSSFAEFDFLRQINIREDTQERTVENLSTSTIQGPSTSTSISVFESNTKGISAPGESSRTLNIDITESVPLPRSHGEISESNTYDQPESATIGNESPLSTQSISSSVSVPVSKIGEMESPLSFYQSNGQNHVSHAEYTPGSVVSPSLEIPSSDTEVLTKPVPRTEDISPQVLTTGADLTKIHEIQKTVGNESTPSRSSTVQVTVSKMEEITTPCSLYSSKGEVNVTNAEVITGSVLSPCVRIPSSDTENKAKPVPSTEDISTPVLTPCADLTRISQRQDTAGSETTISTQSNASTLSVTVSKMGETSSPLVQIAHAEDLPESVVSSCVEIPSSGNEDFSKPVSSTTFLPTPVPTTCADLTRIHERQETVGNESPMSTLSRASTLSVNVSKMAEMASPLSSHQSHGEINISHAEDTPRSVVSPCVKIPSSDTEDISKPVPSTEDIFGLSPITENKSSIKKGSDIIIKINTRQENQDTSRSESPMSAVSNASTLSVVVSVTEEISGSATLPLSHGQISVSDIQGMHEPAKNMSTLVPVRENVGTQFSGNSDESPETQSATGNKLLHAEIHASDTEDRSGLAMPDSQEEIHVSETENLPGPESLSPSLGQDKFEPSAHRSEEIQNRAVSRAGYTDDTSTPLSSTVEFDFSIKINKRPTLADNSSLSAVSNAPAVSLTLNIMGEISGSGSVLQSHGEITTGPMLLPQEDICSVEAATQSEPVPSAEKIKLLPPSHGEDLYGSVEITEDGQVKENDDLAGPLSMPRSQEGIAVFDARSQSAPVSLPIENTFATSSWPQSSQEIYVSGPGQKHIQIRETDDRSVEHDLSIMINKRQGEDSPMPASTSIVSVTLNKTEELLGTRSIMPSNEDIHISDTQATCRPEPSLHAYMDKEDIVENDVSIKINKRQEPQETFGAESPLPSVSSSSTLSVIVSKTDEISGAQSHEEIYISDIDNKGRLRASQREGIVFPDTKDTYQPVANREDMPAPVQIIEDSCTPMNCLESDIVIKINKRQENQEATGQETPNISSSTVSITVSKTEGPQSHEEIHISDTDSIPRVVTSSHERIISLDKEDISGPVPQPVPIADRSTPGVNTYMESDILIKVNKTQETHESPSTISSSSIVSLVVSKTEEISEPASLPHSQGNINMSDTPVGVSERVQTADNISRPVPNTNDIPTPVQPPHGETVAPVAVDVCDEVPTTSVEYDLSIKINQKSETQETVAVVESPSYTVSSSFTLSVTRGAEEIPRPTPYTCVEYDFMIKIDQSETTAEDYPISTLSSSSMISVSVSNTEDTPRPVTLRHLHQEVQVPDVSAGPIIEEVPEPEPSPRKESPVPEPIPEPEVEPPVSDTEDLSIQEEESSSSDTEPMEDIPVLSPHGEIAVSDSEPSLSEIAESDDETEDIPEPSPEPIEDEIEEEEPVISPFPDFSPEPIIEELSESSPSPEISEPEEPPYKDAATSTSLPDLDDTGDELPMTPPPEEIPEPPQESLLPSPIPESKAPKPKVAIKEPAKQLRLPPIPKKDAVPKKEERKKPLQSKPKVVLPPIPVKAASQKAVKVKTKAIQTNLMPKPQSVTRRPEKLLPPIPQKSAKSKTARSELSKEEHKGLQTHKQRMLPPITHRLIQKPKAKVMHHKPKPPEKKLESSRYPSTKKSDFNEIRAPYRPRGGMIVDRELMPLRYKGDTDKSILDLGGRRKANLSEMKRTIRFAQDSLESSTVLCPNCGHNASLIKCKHKALRYETWGSFSGT; from the coding sequence atgtattataaatgcATTTGTAATATACTTGTTTCTTCTTTTGCAGAGTTTGACTTCCTGAGACAAATCAACATAAGGGAAGACACTCAAGAAAGGACAGTGGAGAATTTATCCACATCCACTATCCAAGGTCCTTCCACCTCAACCTCCATATCAGTTTTTGAGAGCAATACCAAAGGAATATCTGCGCCAGGAGAATCGTCACGAACATTGAACATTGACATAACTGAATCAGTGCCTTTGCCACGATCTCATGGAGAGATCAGTGAATCTAATACATATGACCAACCAGAGTCAGCAACAATAGGCAATGAATCGCCACTATCCACTCAGTCAATATCATCCTCTGTATCAGTACCTGTCAGCAAAATAGGGGAAATGGAAAGTCCACTTTCATTTTACCAATCAAATGGTCAGAACCATGTATCTCATGCAGAATATACGCCTGGATCAGTGGTATCACCAAGTCTAGAGATTCCTTCATCTGATACAGAAGTCTTAACTAAACCAGTACCACGTACTGAAGACATATCCCCACAAGTACTAACTACTGGTGCAGACTTAACCAAGATCCatgaaatacaaaaaacagtAGGCAATGAATCTACGCCATCAAGATCATCCACTGTACAAGTCACAGTCAGCAAAATGGAGGAAATAACAACTCCATGTTCATTGTACTCATCAAAAGGTGAGGTCAATGTAACTAATGCAGAAGTTATAACTGGATCAGTGCTGTCACCATGTGTAAGGATTCCTTCATCTGATACTGAAAACAAAGCTAAACCAGTACCAAGTACAGAAGACATATCCACGCCAGTGCTAACTCCCTGTGCAGATTTGACCAGGATCAGTCAAAGACAAGATACAGCTGGCAGTGAAACAACAATATCCACTCAATCAAATGCATCCACTCTATCGGTCACGGTCAGCAAAATGGGGGAAACGTCAAGTCCCCTTGTCCAGATAGCTCATGCGGAAGATCTACCTGAATCAGTAGTATCATCATGTGTTGAGATTCCTTCCTCTGGTAATGAAGACTTCTCTAAACCAGTATCAAGTACAACATTCTTACCAACACCGGTACCGACTACCTGTGCAGACTTGACCAGGATCCATGAAAGACAAGAAACAGTAGGCAATGAATCACCAATGTCCACTCTATCTAGAGCATCTACTTTATCAGTTAATGTCAGCAAAATGGCTGAAATGGCAAGTCCACTTTCATCGCACCAATCACATGGTGAGATCAATATATCTCATGCAGAAGACACGCCCAGATCAGTTGTATCACCATGTGTAAAAATTCCTTCATCTGATACAGAAGATATATCTAAACCAGTACCAAGTACAGAAGACATATTTGGTTTAAGTcccattacagaaaataaatctTCAATAAAAAAAGGGTCGGACATCATTATCAAAATCAATACAAGACAAGAAAACCAAGACACATCCAGATCTGAATCCCCTATGTCTGCTGTCTCAAATGCATCCACTCTATCGGTCGTTGTGAGTGTAACAGAGGAAATATCAGGTTCAGCAACATTGCCGCTATCACATGGACAGATCTCTGTGTCTGATATTCAGGGAATGCATGAACCAGCGAAAAACATGTCCACCTTAGTGCCAGTTAGAGAAAACGTAGGCACTCAATTTTCAGGTAACTCTGATGAAAGTCCAGAAACTCAATCAGCGACAGGAAATAAATTGTTGCATGCAGAGATTCATGCATCTGATACAGAAGACAGATCTGGACTGGCAATGCCGGATTCACAAGAAGAGATCCACGTGTCCGAAACCGAGAACCTCCCTGGACCAGAGTCTTTGTCGCCATCACTTGGACAGGACAAATTTGAACCATCGGCACATAGAAGTGAAGAGATACAAAATAGAGCCGTATCCCGCGCGGGATATACAGACGATACATCAACTCCGCTGTCAAGTACGGTAGAATTTGACTTttcaattaaaataaacaaaagacccACACTAGCAGACAACTCTTCTTTATCTGCTGTCTCAAATGCACCCGCTGTATCACTTACTTTGAACATAATGGGGGAAATATCAGGTTCTGGGTCAGTGCTGCAATCACATGGAGAAATCACAACTGGACCAATGCTTTTACCACAGGAAGACATTTGTTCAGTTGAAGCTGCTACCCAATCCGAACCAGTGCCAAGTGCAGAGAAAATTAAATTGCTGCCACCATCACATGGAGAGGATCTATATGGATCGGTGGAAATTACAGAGGACGGACAAGTAAAGGAAAATGATGACTTAGCAGGACCATTGTCAATGCCACGATCACAGGAAGGCATTGCTGTATTTGATGCTAGAAGCCAATCTGCGCCTGTGTCACTGCCTATAGAGAACACATTTGCGACGTCATCATGGCCACAATCATCTCAAGAGATCTATGTTTCAGGACCAGGTCAAAAACATATTCAGATCAGGGAAACAGACGACAGGTCTGTTGAACATGACTTGTCTATTATGATCAACAAAAGACAAGGGGAGGATTCCCCTATGCCTGCAAGTACATCAATTGTATCAGTTACATTGAACAAAACAGAGGAACTATTAGGAACAAGGTCAATAATGCCATCCAACGAAGATATCCATATATCTGATACACAGGCCACCTGCAGACCTGAACCATCACTACATGCATACATGGACAAAGAAGATATAGTTGAAAATGACGTTTCCATCAAGATCAACAAAAGACAAGAGCCCCAAGAAACATTTGGAGCGGAATCTCCATTACCCAGTGTATCAagttcctccactttatcagtcaTTGTGAGCAAAACTGACGAAATATCAGGGGCACAGTCACATGAAGAAATCTACATATCTGATATAGACAATAAGGGTAGACTCAGGGCCTCGCAACGTGAGGGGATTGTTTTCCCTGATACAAAAGATACATATCAACCAGTGGCAAATAGAGAGGACATGCCGGCACCTGTGCAAATTATAGAAGACAGCTGCACTCCAATGAATTGTCTGGAGTCAGATATTGTCATTAAGATCAACAAACGGCAAGAAAACCAAGAAGCAACAGGACAGGAAACCCCCAATATAAGTTCATCTACTGTTTCAATCACTGTTAGTAAAACAGAGGGACCACAATCACACGAGGAGATCCATATATCTGATACAGACAGCATACCTAGAGTAGTGACATCATCGCATGAAAGGATTATTTCACTAGATAAAGAAGATATCTCAGGTCCAGTGCCACAACCAGTCCCAATTGCAGACAGGTCCACTCCAGGAGTAAATACCTATATGGAGTCTGATATCCTTATAAAGGTAAATAAAACACAAGAAACCCATGAATCTCCCTCCACTATATCAAGTTCATCAATTGTATCACTTGTTGTCAGCAAAACAGAAGAAATATCAGAACCAGCCTCGTTGCCACATTCACAAGGAAACATCAATATGTCCGATACGCCAGTTGGTGTGTCAGAACGAGTACAAACCGCAGATAATATATCCAGACCAGTGCCAAATACAAACGACATACCTACCCCAGTGCAACCCCCACACGGAGAAACCGTTGCGCCTGTTGCAGTAGATGTATGTGATGAAGTGCCAACTACCTCTGTAGAGTATGACCTTTCAATAAAAATCAACCAAAAGTCAGAGACACAAGAAACTGTTGCAGTGGTAGAGTCTCCATCATACACCGTATCTAGTTCATTCACATTATCTGTCACCAGAGGAGCAGAGGAAATTCCAAGACCAACGCCATATACTTGTGTAGAATATGACTTCATGATAAAAATTGACCAATCAGAAACTACAGCAGAGGACTATCCTATATCCACCCTGTCAAGTTCATCCATGATATCAGTCAGTGTTAGCAATACCGAGGACACACCAAGACCTGTGACACTGCGACATTTACATCAAGAGGTCCAGGTACCTGATGTGAGTGCTGGACCAATTATAGAGGAAGTACCTGAACCAGAGCCATCACCACGCAAAGAAAGTCCTGTGCCTGAGCCTATACCAGAGCCAGAAGTGGAGCCTCCTGTTTCTGATACAGAAGACCTATCCATACAGGAAGAAGAGAGTAGCTCATCCGATACAGAGCCAATGGAGGACATACCAGTGCTGTCACCACACGGAGAGATCGCTGTGTCTGACTCAGAACCGTCGCTCAGTGAAATTGCTGAGTCTGATGATGAAACAGAAGACATACCTGAGCCATCACCAGAGCCCATTGAAGATGAGATAGAAGAGGAAGAACCAGTTATATCACCTTTCCCAGATTTTAGCCCAGAGCCCATTATAGAGGAATTATCGGAATCATCACCGTCACCAGAGATCAGTGAACCAGAGGAACCACCATACAAAGATGCTGCCACATCAACTTCATTGCCAGATCTGGATGATACCGGCGACGAACTGCCAATGACACCACCACCTGAAGAAATACCAGAGCCACCACAAGAATCCCTTTTACCTTCTCCTATTCCGGAGTCCAAGGCACCTAAACCAAAGGTCGCAATCAAGGAGCCCGCAAAACAGCTACGACTCCCTCCTATCCCAAAAAAAGATGCCGTACCAAAGAAAGAGGAGAGAAAAAAACCTCTCCAGTCAAAGCCAAAGGTGGTGCTCCCACCTATACCGGTCAAAGCTGCTTCTCAAAAAGCAGTAAAAGTCAAAACGAAAGCGATACAGACCAATTTAATGCCAAAGCCACAGTCTGTTACACGAAGACCAGAAAAGCTACTCCCACCTATTCCTCAGAAAAGTGCGAAATCAAAGACTGCTCGTAGTGAATTATCAAAGGAGGAGCACAAAGGACTACAGACCCACAAACAAAGAATGCTTCCACCTATCACGCACAGATTAATACAAAAACCAAAGGCAAAAGTCATGCATCACAAACCCAAACCTCCAGAAAAGAAATTAGAATCCAGTCGGTATCCCAGTACAAAAAAATCAGATTTCAATGAAATACGCGCTCCTTACAGGCCGAGAGGAGGAATGATTGTAGACCGAGAACTAATGCCACTGCGATATAAGGGAGACACAGACAAAAGCATATTGGACTTGGGTGGTCGCAGGAAAGCCAATTTGTCAGAGATGAAAAGGACAATCAGGTTCGCACAAGACTCTCTTGAGTCATCGACAGTTCTATGCCCAAACTGTGGGCATAATGCCTCTTTAATTAAATGCAAGCATAAGGCATTAAGATATGAAACTTGGGGTTCATTCTCAGGGACCTAA